Below is a genomic region from Nilaparvata lugens isolate BPH chromosome 8, ASM1435652v1, whole genome shotgun sequence.
CATGTTTTCTATCTTCTCAAACCTCCATCTTGAGGTTTGTAAAAATCTTTGTATTCCTCCACTGAGTATGCACATATGGATAGCAGctctttttttcaataaaaatctgaaGGCTTTACCTGACTTTTCTTTTATGTGAGATGGCAATAAGTTGTACATCCAGATACCTGAACTCCTTACGCCTCGCTCATACATAGTACTACGGTGTGCATCCTGTATTAAATTCATttgttttttaaaaaacatATTGTTTCCAGAATATATAGGCTAGGAAGTGGGAgaattcaaagttttttgaaataggGCCTACAACTAGTACTATAAACTAAACAtaaatctatagtgagattatCTTTGGAAATCGTctatcattcataataattactgATACAATCTCCAGTTGAATAATAACTACTAATACCATCTCTAGTTGAATGTGCTTCCGAGTATAATGCGTTTGCAGCCTTGTAATTCTGGGTACAAATAATGCATTTAAACCCATCTTGGACTTTCAGCTTGCTTCAGGCCGACCACTTGATTGAACCATAAAGATACTTTgtgattatttgtctctgaacCTAATTATGCAATGCAGTGTTGACTTTCTCCTGAGGCCGTGGCATTCTACTTCAAAAGACTGTGGTCAAACTAATTACTGAACCAACTAAGGTTTTGAAGCCTTGTACCtcaaggtgcaattccttagcgaCGCGACTAGATCACATattctattaattcattagattttattattattatgagataCTAGTTTTAAAAGCAATGTAGTAGCCAACACTTCCAGTTAATCTGCCgccataaaacataaaaatataatgattcaTTGAATCTAATGTATTTATAGGTTGGTTATGTGCTCTAGTCGCGGCGACTCGTGTCATTGCTAAGGAAAAGCACATTTATAATCATGATTTTAAAACAATATACTGTAATTATGAAAACAAATCCTTGTAATCAGTTACGCATCAATTATCAAATTACAACGTGTATTAAACCATTTTTTACTTTGTGTGGTAAGACTCTCACAATGGGTGATACATAAATGAGGcttgtaaaaaaaaataattatttaatgaaaacttttttattttaaaacatcaTTAAGTTTGGTGATATAAAATGAATCAGTTTTCATGGAATGGCCGTACAATTAATCCAACTGAAACAGAAAAAAGAGCAACAGTTAGAAAGCTGTTGAAAAATACGGTAATTCACGATTGAAATcaatcacaaaataaaaatgGGTTTAGTCGAGTAATAAATTCAGGCAACAGTCTCGGCAAACAGTGGGTCACCATGAGTGTCAGAGGGCATTAGTTCTTATTGCTCTCATTACACGAGAGTCGTCAGATTCTGGTAGCCGACCATCAGATTTAATTAACAAGGCTGGTATCTCACCAAACAGTATCTGGATGTAGGCTAAAAGGAGATCTGTTTCATACAATTTTTGGTCGAAACACTATTAACAGAAATACATgcattcaccttcttcttcatacATCACCCAAATATGGGTAATGATCCCTGATAACGATTCCTTCATAcatgggatcgatggcgtcatttcataatagaaaataaaaacaacataATATTCTTTATATACATATTTATACAAAACATTCTAAGCTTGTTTAGTATGTATAAAACTGTCGGTTGCTTTCGTAATAAAAAAAGTATCTGGACTACTATGAAACTCGTGTTACATTAGAAATCAGTATTACACCAGTGAGACATCAGGTGTGAGGCCGACCATCCATCACTCCCAGACTCTTGGTGTCCGAGCGAATCACGGGACATTAGAGCTCTTATGGCACAAGGAACTGTGGAAACCAGATATTGGTGTCTCAAATAAAACACCAGCCGGACATCAATCTCTGAAGCCTCAACCAAGGACGCCTCTGATCCCTAGTATAAGCACCATAACAAATAGTAATCGGCGACTTGGGCGGAGTGATGGAGCGTCAAGCCTCATCCCCTTGTAAGTGAAGCtaaacatttcaataatttgaaattcaataaagggAATGTCTTGATACAATAAACAATTCGAAGCGGAGTTTTCCAATACTTATTGTTATGTGGTTTCTTTTAAATAGGCCTATGGtaactcaattttatattttcttcaaaGACATTTACAGTTAATTTTGCATCAAGATTAATAATACCGGGTgacccagaataacgggaacatttgaaaacgccataaaacattagtgggaagggcaaaaatgattttattcaaattaatgttAAGtacaagacttgccatttgaaaattattaataacatctataaCTTTTTgtcaattacttcttcaagatgtcttcctcctgaacgaatacactctttaAATCTgagttgagattcctgaacgattgctgcaacattacagctgggatattgttaatttcattttgaattgtctgttatgattcaaccacagttattggtcaagttgtgaaaacgtttgatttgagatagcttcacatacagaaaatcgcaggtggacagataatgggaccaggaaacgcagatgttgcagcgatcaatgaggaatcgtcaacacagattacAAGAGTGTActcgttcaggaggaagccatcttaaagaagtaattgtcaaaaaatgatagatgttattgataattctgaaatggcaagtcttgaactttacattagtttgaaaaaaaatcatttttgcccttcccactgtTTTATGGCGTCTTTTAaaaaaagttcccgttattctgagTCACTCTGTATTAAATACattcttaaaatgtattattagaagccttattttattattggttGTTGAAACAAGTTTTAGATCAATGATCAGTTCAATTTATGTCACATCGGACGTCTGAGGCTCTGCTAAAAAGGCTTTACTGGTGATACcataaagttatcaaaattaaaaaataaataaaaattacgttaaaagttcaaatttttagataatttaaaattcggtaagagatcaATTCAAGAAATTTTGAGGAtacattcttcatggtattgttgaacaaaataattattatcgggaaatataaataaaaataaaagtattaaattttaaaaaaataaataaaaattacgttaaaagttcaaatttttagataatttaaaattcggtaagagatcaATTCAAGAAATTTTGAGGAtacattcttcatggtattgttgaaaaaaataaattattatcgggaaatataaataaaaataaaagtattaaattttaaaaaaataaataaaaataacctaACTCAAGTTATTTGAGAATGAAATAACTTTCTATGATATcttaattgatattttgaggaataattttgtattattcaatcaacaatatcatgaagaatgtATCCTCAAAATTACATGAATTGATCTCATCGAATTTGATATGATCTGTTcgaagaatttcaaatttaggcACTCTTAAAAAGTAATAATAGGGGcctaatagaaaaaaaattgaaaatatcaccagtaaaaagggGGTTTTCAGCCGCTCGCATAGCTTCAACATATAATGGCAGCGCCACACTCTGAAGGAAAAACTGTTGAAACATACCTTCTTGAATCCAATTTCGGAGGCATATTCCCTGAAGCACTGACGGCAGAGGTTCAAACTGTATTTCCTAATCAGACCATGTCCGTTGGCGCAAGCGCGGCTGTAAACACAAAAACGCAGTAAGTATATTTGAGAAAAACCATTGGTTTCAgcaaaattttatttgaactgTAAGTAAATTATTCTTTAGGCCTAAGTAAGCGATTCAGATTCAACtacaaacaatgctgacaattcGAAGTGACTCTTACTATAGATCACCCATCACTACCTCAGCCCTGGATTACGGGTGTGTGCACATGAAGAGCGGTCAGGCGTTCCCGAGTTCCAGCAGTCTTAGAAGGGcagatttataaatatatattatatttatagtgaagtccacgttataatgatagtatttgattaacaatggcgttgctatccttgtccattaTTCAAAAAATCAGATAAATCTATTCTTTTGTAGCTTCGCAACGTCGCCAGATagttatcaacaatgtagaaatataactaacaacatattcaatctcaattatagaaatattattaaatacttgaaaaatatacGGGGTGAGCATAGATTATTAAACACAtttcataggtgaataaaaataacgaattTTAactaatttcaaatagtttaatcTATAACACATGACAAGTTCGACAAATTTCTCCGtgagcacattttttataaCATAAAATATCTAGACTATATTCAATTTCACGCCAAGCAACGATCTGAAGTGATTTCCTGATTACGGCTTCAATTCATCTATTTCATCTATATTACATAACTTCCTTGCAATGACTAATGTTTTACGGCCATACTCTAAATGAAAACGTCTTTGAACGGTAATGAGCGATAATCTGCTTTTTGTGAAACCACAGAACGCACATTGATAGCTTCCTCCTGACGCTCCATCACCCCATACCACTGAGCCGACTGTGTCACCACCTGTGTTTCTATGAAGGTCATCACAAATTATAGAAGATACACCAATGTTTGCCACAAAAAAGGCACTCTTCTACTAttcgttatttttttattcacctatgaaatgtgtgttcaataatttatgctcacTCTGTATTTTCTTAACGAATAggctataattatttattattttcaagaatgaacagttgttaGTTTAACATTAGATAG
It encodes:
- the LOC111053599 gene encoding 40S ribosomal protein S29, coding for MGHQNIWYSHPRKYGQGSRSCRACANGHGLIRKYSLNLCRQCFREYASEIGFKKLD